One Mesorhizobium loti genomic window carries:
- a CDS encoding esterase, phb depolymerase family has product MRNISDTIARLSAMRGRTAFSQPGHPDSLSDLAAFGSNPGALRSRFYVPENLPRGAALVVVLHGCTQTAAGYDHGSGWSRLAEEEGFAVLFPEQQRANNANLCFNWFVPEDVTRDRGEVLSIRQMIEAMVTKHGLDRRRVFITGLSAGGAMAAAMLATYPEVFAGGAVIAGLAYGSASTIPEAFDRMRGHGGPSESELQRRLAQASSHQGSWPKISIWQGTADHTVAPSNADSLVAQWQSVHRVGASPVRKETVDGQTRQVWCDADGREVIEKYTIAGMGHGTPLKTGGADGLGHAAPFMLEVGISSTRRMAAFWDLASRNAPRGAKFEAAAANPTAGTDLRPYIAPEKSRPARVEPAEQPRPDGSRASATGIGKTIEDALRAAGLMR; this is encoded by the coding sequence TTGCGGAACATCTCAGATACGATCGCTCGCCTTTCGGCCATGCGAGGCCGGACGGCATTTTCCCAACCGGGTCATCCCGACAGCCTGTCCGACCTCGCCGCGTTCGGGTCCAATCCAGGCGCCTTGCGGTCACGCTTCTACGTTCCTGAGAACCTGCCACGCGGAGCCGCACTGGTCGTGGTCCTGCACGGCTGCACGCAGACGGCGGCCGGTTATGATCACGGGTCCGGATGGTCGCGCCTGGCAGAAGAGGAAGGGTTTGCGGTGTTGTTCCCGGAACAGCAGCGCGCCAACAATGCCAATCTCTGCTTCAACTGGTTCGTGCCCGAAGATGTCACCCGCGATCGCGGCGAAGTGCTCTCCATCCGCCAGATGATCGAAGCCATGGTGACGAAGCATGGCCTGGACCGACGGCGCGTTTTCATCACCGGTCTGTCCGCCGGCGGCGCCATGGCGGCGGCAATGCTGGCAACTTATCCGGAGGTGTTCGCCGGCGGCGCAGTCATTGCCGGCCTTGCCTATGGCAGCGCATCGACCATCCCGGAAGCTTTCGATCGCATGCGTGGCCATGGCGGCCCGTCCGAGTCGGAGCTCCAGCGGCGCCTTGCGCAGGCGTCGTCGCATCAGGGAAGCTGGCCGAAAATCTCAATCTGGCAGGGCACGGCCGACCACACGGTGGCGCCGTCCAATGCGGACTCCCTTGTCGCCCAATGGCAGAGCGTTCATCGCGTCGGGGCAAGCCCTGTTCGAAAAGAGACCGTCGATGGACAAACGCGGCAAGTCTGGTGCGACGCCGATGGCCGTGAGGTGATCGAAAAATACACAATTGCCGGCATGGGCCATGGCACCCCCTTGAAGACAGGCGGTGCGGACGGCTTGGGCCATGCCGCGCCGTTCATGCTGGAGGTCGGAATATCGTCGACGAGGCGGATGGCGGCCTTCTGGGATCTTGCGAGCCGGAATGCACCAAGAGGGGCGAAGTTTGAGGCCGCCGCAGCGAACCCCACCGCAGGTACGGACTTGCGCCCATATATAGCGCCCGAAAAGTCGAGGCCAGCGCGGGTCGAACCTGCCGAACAACCGCGTCCAGATGGTTCACGCGCTTCTGCTACAGGCATTGGCAAGACTATTGAGGATGCGCTTCGCGCGGCTGGCTTGATGCGTTAG
- a CDS encoding cyd operon protein YbgT yields MWYFAWILGLGLAASVGILNALWYELRTVREEPAKDTVALPTP; encoded by the coding sequence ATGTGGTATTTTGCCTGGATCCTTGGCCTCGGACTGGCCGCCTCCGTCGGCATCCTCAATGCGCTCTGGTACGAGCTGCGCACCGTCCGCGAGGAGCCCGCCAAGGACACCGTCGCGCTGCCCACGCCTTGA
- a CDS encoding regulatory protein crp, which produces MREDIHTKGIPVLCVSCEARHRGICGALNPDQLVTLSRSTKRYKAETGKELMSDTESVERFSNVLSGVVKLTKTLSDGRQQIVGLQFAPDFLGRPFQAESTLTAEAATNVELCSFPRQALERMMKEQPDLEHRLLEQKLRELDQARDWMVALGRKTAAEKIASFLLMIARNIDPAAGPELRAAAFDLPLSRAEIADFLGLTIETVSRQLTRLRGNNVIRIDNNRHIVVDDLARLEVRSGD; this is translated from the coding sequence GTGCGCGAAGACATTCACACGAAGGGCATTCCTGTCCTCTGCGTTTCATGCGAAGCGCGGCACCGCGGCATTTGTGGCGCCCTCAACCCCGATCAGCTTGTCACGCTGTCCAGGTCGACGAAACGGTACAAGGCGGAAACCGGCAAGGAACTGATGAGCGACACCGAAAGCGTCGAGCGGTTCTCCAACGTTCTTTCCGGCGTCGTGAAACTCACCAAGACGCTGTCCGACGGCCGCCAGCAGATCGTCGGCCTGCAGTTCGCTCCCGATTTTCTGGGAAGACCGTTCCAGGCCGAGAGCACATTGACCGCGGAGGCCGCGACCAATGTCGAGTTGTGCTCTTTTCCACGCCAGGCGCTGGAGCGGATGATGAAGGAGCAACCCGACCTCGAGCATCGGCTGCTCGAACAGAAATTGCGCGAGCTCGATCAGGCGCGCGACTGGATGGTGGCGCTCGGCCGCAAGACCGCAGCCGAGAAGATCGCGAGCTTCCTGTTGATGATCGCGCGCAACATCGATCCGGCCGCCGGCCCGGAGCTCCGCGCCGCCGCTTTCGACCTGCCGCTGTCGCGCGCGGAGATCGCGGATTTCCTCGGCCTCACCATCGAAACGGTGAGCCGGCAATTGACCAGGCTGCGAGGCAACAACGTCATTCGCATCGACAACAACCGTCACATTGTCGTCGACGACCTCGCGCGCCTGGAAGTGCGTTCCGGCGACTGA
- a CDS encoding sugar ABC transporter ATP-binding protein, with amino-acid sequence MAEPYVELKSVSKYFGSVVALKDVSFDVCPGEVHCLLGDNGAGKSTLIKTLSGVYTPDEGEIRVQGKATRFASPADTRDSGIATVYQDLALVPLMSVARNFFLGREPMRKFGPISQFDAEFANRTAYDEMSAMGIQLRDPEQPVGTLSGGERQCLAIARAVYFGAKVLILDEPTSALGVHQASVVLKLIVQSKARGIGVIFISHNVHHAYVVGDRFTLLKRGRSTGTYAKGEITRDQLLNLMAGGKELVDLEQELAKSPRNGPA; translated from the coding sequence ATGGCCGAGCCCTATGTCGAACTGAAGTCGGTCAGCAAATATTTTGGCTCGGTCGTCGCGCTGAAGGACGTGTCCTTCGACGTCTGTCCCGGCGAGGTGCATTGCCTGCTCGGCGACAATGGCGCCGGCAAGTCGACGCTGATCAAGACGCTGTCGGGCGTCTACACGCCCGACGAGGGTGAAATCCGCGTCCAGGGGAAGGCGACACGGTTTGCCTCGCCCGCCGATACGCGCGACAGCGGCATCGCGACCGTCTACCAGGACCTGGCGCTGGTGCCGCTGATGAGCGTGGCGCGCAACTTCTTCCTCGGGCGCGAGCCGATGCGCAAATTCGGGCCGATCAGCCAGTTCGACGCCGAGTTCGCCAACCGCACCGCCTATGACGAGATGTCGGCGATGGGCATCCAGCTGCGCGACCCCGAACAGCCGGTCGGCACGCTGTCGGGCGGCGAACGGCAATGCCTGGCCATCGCGCGTGCCGTCTATTTCGGCGCCAAGGTGCTGATCCTCGACGAGCCGACATCGGCGCTGGGCGTCCACCAGGCCTCCGTGGTCCTGAAGCTCATCGTCCAGTCCAAGGCGCGCGGCATCGGCGTCATCTTCATTTCCCACAACGTTCATCACGCCTATGTCGTCGGCGACCGCTTCACCCTATTGAAGCGCGGCCGGAGCACCGGCACCTACGCCAAGGGCGAAATCACCCGCGACCAGCTGCTCAATTTGATGGCCGGCGGCAAGGAACTGGTGGATCTGGAACAGGAACTGGCGAAGTCGCCGAGGAATGGGCCGGCCTGA
- a CDS encoding ABC transporter, producing the protein MKTSAVPAPDPKAAPSGPAPFQALSIGERLARRGLRRLLILQVARTGLRLGFAASAAIGTGRLVMGDPVDPWLVAAVLVLLASACLAGLASDRAQASAETAVSTGLRGHAGERLNDMPVRQLQSLSVGGVIVSMQRHPEAVAGLVVGHRAASTMMGAGPLLAAIALSLVSWQAALLVICLTPVMILFLALVGNAIRRRADAQERAFGRLAGQFADRIRTLPTILANHAMATEDAKLARRLEAYADNTMGVLRIAFVNAGIIDFFASLSIAILAVFLGLGHLKLAMIPGFSNLALWQSLFILMIAPEYFAPFRRFSEQYHAKAEGLAAAAALDRLLGAEPVAAQSLPILDRLSLALPEQGIVAIVGPSGSGKSTLLRRLAGLEPGGSLDADALAGREIAWVSTDSCVPEGTLAEALSWSIAPAGDNLEAAASAIGLLDDALLPGGLEARLDRGGANLSGGQRLRIAVARAQLSGRTVLADEPTAKLDRQTAEAVRRMLLAISRSRLVVVATHDRDLAAAADMTVDLTPNDAIEVAA; encoded by the coding sequence ATGAAAACGTCAGCCGTTCCCGCGCCGGATCCGAAGGCCGCCCCCTCCGGCCCCGCCCCTTTCCAGGCACTGTCGATCGGCGAACGGCTGGCAAGGCGCGGCTTGCGTCGGCTGCTCATCCTGCAGGTCGCGCGCACCGGGTTGCGCCTCGGCTTCGCCGCGTCGGCGGCGATCGGCACCGGACGGCTGGTGATGGGCGATCCCGTCGACCCATGGCTGGTCGCGGCGGTGCTCGTGCTTCTCGCTTCTGCCTGCCTCGCCGGGCTCGCGTCCGACAGGGCGCAGGCGTCGGCCGAAACCGCCGTCTCGACCGGGTTGCGCGGGCATGCGGGCGAGCGCCTGAACGACATGCCGGTGCGGCAATTGCAATCGCTGTCGGTCGGCGGCGTCATCGTCTCGATGCAGCGACATCCCGAGGCGGTGGCCGGCCTTGTCGTCGGCCATCGCGCGGCCAGCACGATGATGGGTGCCGGACCGCTGCTTGCGGCCATCGCACTTTCCCTCGTCTCCTGGCAGGCAGCGCTGCTCGTCATCTGCCTGACGCCGGTGATGATCCTGTTCCTCGCGCTGGTGGGCAATGCCATCCGCCGGCGCGCCGACGCCCAGGAACGCGCCTTCGGCCGGTTGGCGGGCCAGTTCGCCGACCGCATCCGCACGCTGCCCACGATCCTCGCCAACCACGCGATGGCCACCGAAGACGCCAAGTTGGCCCGCCGCCTCGAAGCCTATGCGGACAACACGATGGGCGTGCTGCGCATTGCTTTCGTCAATGCCGGCATCATCGACTTCTTCGCATCGCTGTCGATCGCCATCCTCGCCGTCTTCCTCGGCCTTGGCCATCTGAAGCTCGCGATGATCCCCGGCTTCTCCAACCTCGCGCTCTGGCAGAGCCTGTTCATCCTGATGATCGCGCCAGAATATTTCGCACCCTTCCGGCGCTTTTCGGAACAATATCACGCCAAGGCAGAGGGCCTTGCCGCGGCGGCCGCACTTGACCGGCTGCTCGGTGCCGAGCCGGTCGCGGCACAGAGCTTGCCGATTCTCGACCGCCTGTCCCTGGCATTGCCGGAACAGGGCATCGTCGCCATTGTCGGCCCGAGCGGGTCCGGCAAGTCGACATTGCTACGCCGACTGGCCGGGCTCGAACCAGGCGGATCGCTAGACGCCGATGCACTCGCCGGCCGGGAGATCGCCTGGGTTTCCACCGACAGCTGCGTGCCGGAGGGAACGCTTGCCGAAGCCCTTTCATGGAGTATCGCGCCTGCCGGGGACAATCTCGAGGCAGCCGCCAGCGCGATCGGCCTGCTCGACGACGCGCTGTTGCCGGGCGGCCTCGAAGCCAGACTGGACCGGGGCGGAGCCAACCTTTCCGGCGGGCAACGCCTGCGCATCGCGGTCGCCCGCGCGCAGCTTTCCGGGCGGACCGTGCTGGCCGACGAACCCACGGCAAAGCTCGACCGCCAGACGGCCGAAGCGGTGCGGCGCATGCTGCTTGCGATCTCGCGATCGCGGCTGGTCGTCGTGGCCACCCATGACCGCGACCTCGCCGCCGCCGCGGACATGACGGTCGACCTCACTCCCAACGATGCCATCGAGGTGGCGGCATGA
- a CDS encoding cytochrome bd ubiquinol oxidase subunit I — translation MPDFLLVDLSRLQFALTALYHFLFVPLTLGLSILIAMMETVYVMTRRTIWRDMTKFWGVLFGINFALGVATGITMEFQFGMNWAYYSHYVGDVFGAPLAIEGLMAFFLEATFVGLFFFGWDRLSARAHMIVTWLMALGTNFSALWILIANGWMQNPVGSAFNPDTMRMEVTDFMAVIFNPVAQAKFVHTVSAGYVCAATFVLGVSAWYLLRGRYVQLAKRSFVIASAFGLASSLSVIVLGDESGYALTDNQKMKLAAIEAMWETEPAPASFTAFGIPSQSDRETHFAIRIPWVMGIIGTRSIDRRIAGIDDLVARAEMRIRNGIVAYDALEKIKADRTDTAARAAFDASSGDLGYALLLKRYLPDPRQASEQQIKDAAWSTVPYVPLLFFGFRLMVACGFVLAALFAVSLWHTTRETEAPRWLFRAALIAMPLPWIAIEVGWFVAEFGRQPWIIDGVLPTFLATSELGVTDLALTICGFTLVYGVLAIIEVKLMLAAIRKGPEVANVIDDLRPNVEPALQPAE, via the coding sequence ATGCCCGACTTTCTCCTCGTCGACCTGTCCCGGCTGCAGTTCGCGCTGACAGCCCTTTACCATTTCCTGTTCGTGCCGCTGACTCTGGGCCTCTCCATCCTGATCGCCATGATGGAGACCGTCTATGTCATGACCCGCCGCACCATCTGGCGCGACATGACCAAGTTCTGGGGCGTGCTGTTCGGCATCAATTTCGCCCTCGGCGTCGCCACCGGCATCACCATGGAATTCCAGTTCGGCATGAACTGGGCCTACTACTCGCACTATGTCGGCGACGTGTTCGGCGCGCCGCTCGCCATCGAGGGCCTGATGGCCTTCTTCCTCGAAGCCACCTTTGTCGGGCTGTTCTTCTTCGGCTGGGACAGGCTGTCGGCCCGCGCGCATATGATCGTGACCTGGTTGATGGCGCTTGGCACCAATTTCTCCGCGCTCTGGATCCTGATCGCCAATGGCTGGATGCAGAACCCGGTCGGCTCGGCCTTCAACCCGGACACGATGCGCATGGAGGTCACCGACTTCATGGCGGTGATCTTCAATCCGGTGGCGCAGGCGAAGTTCGTGCACACCGTTTCGGCCGGCTATGTCTGCGCCGCCACTTTCGTGCTCGGCGTTTCGGCCTGGTACCTGCTGCGCGGACGCTATGTCCAGCTCGCCAAGCGCTCTTTCGTCATCGCCTCGGCCTTCGGCCTGGCCTCGTCACTATCGGTGATCGTGCTCGGCGACGAAAGCGGCTATGCGCTGACCGACAACCAGAAAATGAAGCTCGCGGCCATCGAGGCCATGTGGGAGACGGAGCCCGCGCCGGCGTCCTTCACGGCATTCGGCATTCCCAGCCAAAGCGACCGCGAGACACATTTCGCCATCCGCATCCCGTGGGTGATGGGCATCATCGGCACGCGCTCGATCGACAGGCGGATCGCCGGCATCGACGATTTGGTCGCCCGTGCCGAAATGCGCATCCGCAACGGCATCGTCGCCTATGACGCGCTGGAGAAGATCAAGGCTGATCGCACCGACACCGCCGCCCGCGCGGCCTTTGATGCCAGCTCCGGGGATCTCGGTTATGCGCTGCTGCTCAAGCGGTACCTGCCGGATCCGAGGCAGGCGAGCGAGCAGCAGATCAAGGATGCCGCCTGGTCGACCGTGCCTTACGTGCCGCTGCTCTTCTTCGGCTTCCGGCTGATGGTGGCCTGCGGTTTCGTGCTCGCCGCGCTGTTCGCGGTGTCGCTGTGGCACACGACACGGGAGACCGAAGCGCCGCGCTGGCTGTTTCGTGCCGCGCTCATCGCCATGCCGCTGCCCTGGATCGCCATCGAGGTCGGCTGGTTCGTGGCGGAGTTCGGACGCCAGCCCTGGATCATTGATGGCGTGCTGCCGACCTTCCTCGCCACGTCCGAGCTTGGCGTCACCGACCTGGCGCTCACCATCTGCGGCTTCACGCTCGTCTACGGCGTGCTCGCCATCATCGAGGTCAAGCTGATGCTGGCCGCCATCCGCAAGGGGCCCGAGGTCGCCAACGTCATCGATGACCTGCGCCCGAACGTCGAACCCGCACTGCAACCCGCAGAGTGA
- a CDS encoding cytochrome d ubiquinol oxidase, subunit II, whose product MIDFLFDYETLRVIWWILLGVLLIGFAATDGFDMGVGALLPFVARTDAERRVAINTIGPVWEGNQVWFILGGGAIFAAWPALYALSFSGFYLAMFLVLLALILRPVAFKYRSKRPDPAWRSRWDWALFVGGAVPALIFGVALGNTLQGVPFHFTPDLRPIYEGSLFGLLNPLALYCGLVSVAMLITHGAAWLAFKAEGIVEDRARAIGARSAVITSLLFAGGGVLVWLGLLGGYRVTSPIVWDGPSNPLLKTVSADSGAWLANFHAHPLLWIVPALGVVAPLLAAIGFQARREGWTFLASQFGVAMIIATVGLAMFPILLPSSSNPSHSLTVFDASSSRATLRNMLIATVIFLPLILAYTGWVYSVLWGKVGEKSVEKAGSSAY is encoded by the coding sequence ATGATCGACTTTCTCTTCGACTATGAAACGCTGCGCGTGATCTGGTGGATCCTGCTCGGCGTCCTCCTGATCGGCTTCGCCGCGACCGACGGTTTCGACATGGGCGTCGGCGCACTGCTGCCCTTCGTCGCCAGGACCGACGCCGAACGGCGCGTGGCGATCAACACAATCGGCCCGGTCTGGGAAGGCAACCAGGTGTGGTTCATCCTCGGCGGCGGCGCCATCTTCGCGGCGTGGCCGGCGCTCTACGCGCTGAGCTTCTCCGGTTTCTACCTTGCCATGTTCCTGGTGCTTCTGGCGCTGATCCTGCGCCCCGTTGCCTTCAAGTATCGCTCGAAGCGGCCCGATCCGGCCTGGCGCAGCCGCTGGGACTGGGCGCTCTTCGTCGGTGGCGCGGTGCCGGCGCTCATCTTCGGCGTTGCCCTTGGCAACACGCTGCAGGGCGTGCCGTTCCATTTCACGCCGGACCTGCGCCCCATCTATGAAGGCAGCCTGTTCGGCCTGCTCAACCCGCTCGCGCTCTATTGCGGTCTCGTCTCGGTCGCCATGCTGATAACCCACGGCGCGGCCTGGCTCGCGTTCAAGGCGGAAGGCATCGTCGAAGACCGCGCGCGTGCGATCGGCGCCAGGTCCGCCGTCATCACTTCGCTGCTCTTTGCCGGCGGTGGCGTGCTGGTCTGGCTCGGCCTGCTCGGCGGCTACCGCGTGACCTCGCCGATCGTGTGGGACGGGCCGTCCAATCCGCTGCTCAAGACGGTATCGGCGGACAGTGGTGCCTGGCTGGCGAATTTCCATGCCCATCCGCTGCTCTGGATCGTGCCGGCGCTCGGTGTCGTCGCACCGCTGCTGGCGGCGATCGGCTTCCAGGCCCGGCGCGAAGGCTGGACCTTCCTTGCCTCGCAGTTCGGCGTTGCGATGATCATCGCGACGGTGGGGCTTGCCATGTTCCCCATCCTTCTGCCGTCGAGCAGCAATCCCAGCCATTCGCTGACCGTGTTCGATGCCTCCTCGAGCCGCGCCACGCTGCGCAACATGCTGATCGCTACGGTGATCTTCCTGCCGCTGATCCTCGCCTACACCGGCTGGGTCTACAGCGTGCTGTGGGGCAAGGTCGGCGAGAAGAGTGTCGAGAAGGCCGGTTCGTCGGCCTACTGA
- a CDS encoding outer membrane protein: protein MKTRLFLASLATATAMAFALPALAADSAQDFVNKAAAGGMFEVDSSKVAEGKVQDQSVKDFAHKMIDDHGAANAKLETIAGEQKLTVPKELDAKLKGDVDTLQNGKDPIDAPYVQMQRDAHTDAVKLFESYAKDGDNAELKTFAQQTVPTLKMHQEMIEKIAATMGTQSSDSQTPKNTVGGAPDPMPPFPGANSFTEDQAKGRIQDAGFADVSKLTKDDQGIWRGQANKDGKNTTVALDYKGNVVAGTN, encoded by the coding sequence ATGAAAACACGCCTATTTCTGGCCTCACTGGCCACAGCTACAGCCATGGCTTTTGCCCTGCCTGCACTTGCCGCCGACAGCGCGCAGGACTTCGTCAACAAGGCCGCTGCGGGCGGCATGTTCGAGGTCGATTCCAGCAAGGTCGCCGAAGGCAAGGTGCAGGATCAGAGCGTCAAGGATTTCGCCCACAAGATGATCGACGATCACGGTGCGGCCAACGCCAAGCTGGAGACGATCGCCGGCGAGCAGAAGCTGACGGTTCCCAAGGAGCTGGATGCCAAGCTCAAGGGTGATGTCGACACTCTGCAGAACGGCAAGGATCCGATCGACGCCCCCTACGTCCAGATGCAGCGCGACGCGCACACCGATGCCGTGAAGCTGTTCGAAAGCTACGCCAAGGACGGCGACAACGCCGAGCTGAAGACGTTCGCCCAGCAGACGGTGCCGACGCTCAAGATGCACCAGGAGATGATCGAGAAGATCGCGGCGACCATGGGCACCCAGTCCTCGGATTCGCAGACGCCCAAGAACACGGTCGGCGGCGCACCCGACCCCATGCCTCCGTTTCCCGGGGCCAACAGCTTCACCGAGGACCAGGCCAAGGGCCGTATCCAGGACGCCGGCTTCGCCGATGTGTCGAAGCTGACCAAGGACGACCAGGGCATCTGGCGCGGCCAGGCCAACAAGGACGGCAAGAACACCACTGTGGCGCTGGACTACAAGGGCAACGTCGTTGCCGGCACCAACTGA
- a CDS encoding dimethylglycine dehydrogenase produces the protein MQTHARVVIVGGGCVGAGILYGLAKRGWTDVALLERTQLTAGSTWHAAGLVPSYARNINIGRMINKTIEIYEGLEAETGQPVGWHKCGQLRIANSRDRLDEYKSYMSVADVQGMRAHLLSPAEARALCPLLDNKHLLGALYHPDDGHIAPADVTHAMAKGARDLGAKIYLNTEVTGFQRTAGGEWRVATNKGDIICEHVVCATGNYARQTGALLGLDIPAIPILHQYWITEPVPEIVERKRAGRPEMPILRDEGFEGYLREEGDGFMFGPYERTEHLKLFAENGVPAWFGADLVEEDFEAVSWNWEQATQLVPALGRAGIKANVRGPFQMTADELPLMGPAWGLPNVWLAEGVPGGILWGGTIGYYLSERIVEGTNSLDTSDLDPRRFGDYANKAWTREKVREAWGTHAEQKYPGQDMPAARPQKTAPSYARLTELGAVWGVLNGWEMPNWFAPRGVEAKDQYSWRWTAKGVFVGEEVQAVRNAVGLVEMTPMTKFEVSGRNAAAWLDRILANRLPATGRAVLAHHLTAAGGVQAEYMVARLGEDSFYLISTPRAERWNFDDLSKLLPADGGVSLKNVTSERGCFTVVGPKARDVLQPLTEIDLSNAAFPWFGVKSGSVALASDVRLLRVNYEGELGWELYHPMAYQRQLLDAILREGEKHGLRLVGLHALESLRLEKSYRAMYRDMNPELNALESGLERFIRLDKGDFVGRDAVLKYKDKNDQRRSVTLRIETDGASTLASEGLYIDSKLVGRITSGGYGYTLGHDVALALLPERHSTPGTKLDVAILGEWKTATVIADSPYDPSSTRARM, from the coding sequence ATGCAGACACATGCGCGGGTGGTGATTGTTGGTGGCGGGTGCGTCGGCGCGGGCATCCTTTACGGCCTGGCAAAGCGCGGCTGGACCGACGTGGCGCTGCTCGAACGCACCCAGCTGACCGCCGGCTCGACCTGGCATGCGGCCGGCCTCGTCCCGTCCTATGCCCGCAACATCAATATCGGCCGGATGATCAACAAGACCATCGAGATCTATGAGGGGCTCGAAGCCGAGACCGGGCAGCCGGTCGGATGGCACAAATGCGGCCAGCTGCGCATCGCCAATTCCAGGGACCGGCTCGACGAATACAAGAGCTATATGAGCGTCGCCGACGTCCAGGGCATGCGGGCGCATCTGCTGTCGCCGGCGGAGGCGAGGGCGCTGTGCCCGCTTCTCGACAACAAGCATCTGCTGGGCGCGCTCTATCATCCCGATGACGGCCATATCGCCCCGGCCGACGTCACCCACGCCATGGCCAAGGGCGCGCGGGATCTGGGCGCCAAGATCTATCTCAACACCGAGGTCACCGGCTTTCAGCGGACCGCCGGCGGCGAATGGCGGGTCGCGACTAACAAGGGCGATATCATCTGCGAGCATGTGGTCTGCGCGACCGGCAATTACGCGCGCCAGACCGGCGCGCTGCTCGGCCTCGACATCCCTGCCATCCCGATCCTGCACCAGTACTGGATCACCGAGCCGGTGCCGGAGATCGTCGAGCGCAAGCGTGCCGGACGGCCCGAAATGCCGATCCTGCGCGACGAGGGTTTTGAAGGCTATCTGCGCGAGGAGGGCGACGGCTTCATGTTCGGGCCCTACGAGCGCACCGAACACCTGAAACTGTTCGCCGAGAACGGCGTTCCCGCCTGGTTCGGCGCCGACCTCGTCGAAGAGGATTTCGAGGCGGTGTCGTGGAACTGGGAGCAGGCAACGCAGCTCGTGCCGGCGCTGGGACGGGCCGGCATCAAGGCCAATGTCCGCGGCCCCTTCCAGATGACCGCCGACGAGCTTCCGCTGATGGGACCGGCCTGGGGCCTGCCCAATGTGTGGCTGGCCGAGGGCGTGCCGGGCGGCATATTGTGGGGCGGCACGATCGGCTACTATCTGTCGGAGCGGATCGTCGAGGGCACCAACAGCCTCGACACTTCCGATCTCGACCCGCGCCGCTTCGGCGACTACGCCAACAAGGCCTGGACGCGCGAGAAAGTCCGCGAGGCCTGGGGCACGCATGCCGAGCAGAAATATCCGGGACAGGACATGCCCGCCGCCCGGCCGCAGAAGACCGCGCCATCCTATGCGCGGCTGACCGAACTGGGTGCGGTCTGGGGCGTGCTCAACGGCTGGGAGATGCCCAATTGGTTCGCGCCTAGGGGTGTCGAGGCCAAGGACCAGTATAGCTGGCGCTGGACCGCCAAGGGCGTTTTCGTCGGCGAGGAAGTGCAGGCCGTGCGCAATGCCGTCGGCCTGGTCGAGATGACGCCGATGACCAAGTTCGAGGTGTCGGGACGAAACGCCGCCGCCTGGCTCGACAGGATCCTCGCCAACCGCCTGCCGGCGACCGGCCGGGCTGTGCTGGCGCATCACCTCACGGCGGCAGGCGGCGTGCAGGCCGAATACATGGTGGCGCGCCTTGGCGAGGACAGCTTCTACCTCATTTCGACGCCGCGCGCCGAACGCTGGAATTTCGACGATCTCTCAAAGCTGCTGCCCGCCGATGGCGGCGTCAGCCTGAAGAATGTCACCAGTGAGCGCGGCTGCTTCACGGTCGTTGGCCCCAAGGCGCGAGACGTGCTGCAACCTCTCACCGAGATCGACCTGTCGAACGCGGCCTTTCCCTGGTTCGGCGTGAAGTCAGGCAGCGTGGCACTTGCCAGTGACGTACGACTGTTGCGCGTAAACTATGAGGGCGAGCTCGGCTGGGAACTCTATCATCCCATGGCCTACCAGCGGCAATTGCTCGACGCGATCCTGAGAGAAGGCGAAAAGCACGGCCTGCGGCTCGTCGGGCTGCATGCGCTAGAATCGCTCAGGCTCGAAAAATCCTACCGCGCCATGTACCGCGACATGAACCCGGAGCTCAACGCGCTGGAGAGCGGGCTCGAGCGCTTCATCCGCCTCGACAAGGGTGATTTCGTCGGCCGCGACGCGGTCTTGAAATATAAGGATAAAAACGACCAGCGCCGGTCGGTGACGCTCAGGATCGAGACCGACGGCGCCAGCACACTCGCTTCCGAAGGCTTGTACATCGACAGCAAGCTGGTCGGGCGCATCACGTCGGGTGGTTATGGCTACACGCTCGGGCATGATGTGGCGCTGGCGCTGCTGCCCGAGCGTCACAGCACGCCCGGCACGAAGCTCGACGTCGCGATCCTGGGGGAATGGAAGACCGCTACGGTTATTGCGGATTCGCCCTACGATCCCAGCTCGACCAGGGCGCGGATGTAG